In Triticum aestivum cultivar Chinese Spring chromosome 5B, IWGSC CS RefSeq v2.1, whole genome shotgun sequence, the following proteins share a genomic window:
- the LOC123113493 gene encoding uncharacterized protein produces MAGGSSSSSSSSWGPSPAAVKALVALLGLGVAAYIVGPPLYWHVAEALGRSPGACPACACDCDALPLLQLPEDCAKQFKEVKNHASGEETEKNITEMLIEELKQREEEATEAQQQADVKLLEAKKLASQYQKEADKCSSGMDTCEEAREKSAESLLSQRKLTALWEERARELGWKPGNVKPHQNQ; encoded by the exons ATGGCGGGAgggtcgtcgtcgtcatcgtcgtcatcgtggGGCCCGAGCCCCGCGGCGGTGAAGGCGCTGGTGGCGCTGCTCGGGCTCGGCGTCGCCGCCTACATCGTCGGCCCGCCGCTCTACTGGCACGTCGCCGAGGCGCTCGGCCGCTCGCCGGGGGCCTGCCCCGCCTGCGCCTGTGACTGCGACGCGCTTCCCCTGCTCCAGCTCCCCGAAG ACTGTGCCAAGCAATTCAAAGAGGTCAAGAATCATGCTTCCGGTGAAGAAACAGAGAAGAATATCACAGAAATGCTGATAGAAGAGCTAAAGCAGAGAGAGGAGGAAGCAACAGAAGCTCAGCAACAAGCCGATGTGAAGTTGCTCGAGGCTAAAAAACTAGCTTCACAGTATCAAAAGGAGGCTGACAAATGCAGTTCAGGCATGGATACATGTGAAGAAGCTAGGGAGAAGTCAGCTGAGTCGCTGCTCAGTCAAAGGAAATTAACTGCTTTGTGGGAGGAAAGGGCTCGGGAACTCGGATGGAAACCCGGGAATGTCAAACCACACCAGAATCAGTAA